A stretch of the Trueperaceae bacterium genome encodes the following:
- a CDS encoding YihY/virulence factor BrkB family protein — MGVNVSEYWQVLKQTVKEFGEDQAPRLAAALAYYTIFSIAPLLVIVLAIVGFVYGSEEARSQLMSQLQARIGPDAANLIGTMVERTSQQGGGILATVIGIVTLLIGATTVFAQLQGALNKIWDVAADRSRGIRKLLLVRLEGLGMVLALGFVLLVSFALQAALNVILSSFSGLLPGGNVVWFIVNQLLMLAVFTVVFGAIFMVLPDVELHWRNVLRGAIITAVLFKIGEFLIGFYLGFSGVKSTYGAAGSLVVLLLWIYYSSQILLFGAEFTQVDTRRRQKEEPTPTEVAAGS, encoded by the coding sequence ATGGGGGTGAACGTGTCCGAGTATTGGCAGGTCCTCAAGCAGACCGTCAAGGAGTTCGGCGAGGACCAGGCGCCCAGGCTCGCTGCCGCCCTCGCCTACTACACGATCTTCTCCATAGCGCCCTTGCTCGTGATCGTCCTCGCCATAGTCGGCTTCGTATACGGGAGCGAGGAGGCGCGCAGCCAGCTGATGAGCCAGCTGCAGGCGCGGATCGGCCCGGACGCAGCCAACCTGATCGGCACGATGGTCGAGCGGACCTCGCAGCAGGGAGGGGGCATCCTGGCGACGGTGATCGGCATCGTGACCCTCCTGATCGGCGCGACGACAGTCTTCGCTCAGTTGCAGGGCGCCCTCAACAAGATCTGGGACGTGGCTGCCGACCGTAGTCGCGGCATCAGGAAGCTCCTGCTGGTGCGGCTCGAGGGGCTGGGCATGGTACTCGCTCTCGGGTTCGTGCTGCTCGTCTCGTTCGCACTCCAGGCGGCGCTCAACGTGATCCTGTCCAGCTTCTCGGGCCTGCTGCCGGGCGGCAACGTGGTCTGGTTCATCGTCAACCAGTTGCTGATGCTCGCCGTGTTCACCGTGGTGTTCGGCGCCATCTTCATGGTCCTGCCCGATGTCGAACTCCACTGGCGCAACGTCCTGAGGGGTGCGATCATCACGGCTGTCCTCTTCAAGATCGGTGAGTTCCTGATCGGCTTCTACCTCGGGTTCTCGGGCGTCAAGTCGACCTATGGAGCGGCCGGTTCGCTGGTAGTCCTCCTACTCTGGATCTACTACTCGTCGCAGATCCTGCTGTTCGGCGCCGAGTTCACGCAGGTCGACACCAGGCGGCGACAGAAAGAGGAGCCGACGCCCACCGAGGTGGCAGCCGGCTCCTGA
- a CDS encoding HIT domain-containing protein → MSEDTIFGKIVRGEVDTELLYQDELVTAFRDISPQAPVHILIVPNEPIATVDDVGEENEAALGRLFTVARRLAARHGLEKGYRLIVNCKEHGHQEVFHLHMHLLGGRPLGPIVCPTE, encoded by the coding sequence ATGAGCGAGGACACCATCTTCGGCAAGATCGTTCGTGGCGAGGTCGACACCGAACTCCTCTACCAGGACGAGCTGGTCACCGCCTTCAGGGACATCAGCCCGCAGGCTCCTGTTCACATCCTCATCGTCCCGAACGAGCCGATAGCTACGGTCGACGATGTCGGGGAGGAGAACGAGGCAGCTCTGGGCCGGCTGTTCACCGTCGCTCGGCGTCTCGCAGCGCGGCACGGTCTCGAGAAGGGGTACCGGCTCATCGTCAACTGCAAGGAGCACGGACACCAGGAAGTATTCCACCTCCACATGCATCTGCTCGGCGGCCGTCCGCTGGGACCGATCGTCTGCCCAACCGAGTAG
- a CDS encoding methylmalonyl-CoA mutase family protein gives MKPLYDAPPEGLEERLGEPGEFPFTRGVYPRMYSEGRLWTMRQYAGFGSAEESNERYRYLISQGVTGLSVAFDLPTQLGLDPDDRLAQGEVGRVGVSIATVDDMKRLFEGIDLGEVTTSMTINAPAMMLLALYLLVAEEQGVPFEKLGGTVQNDILKEYIARGTYIYPAKPSMRLVTDLFAFCADNVPNWNTISISGYHIREAGSSAAQEIAFTLANALAYVRAAMEAGLEVDEFAPRISFFFACHNRILEEAAKFRAARRMWARIMRDELGATSPKAMMMRFHTQTGGSTLTAQQVENNVVRTAYQALAAILGGTQSLHTNAKDEALGLPTEESARTALRTQQILAYESGVPEAVDPLAGSYYVEHLTDELEAQAEVLLRQVEDLGGSVAAIEAGFLQQEIEESAYRFQREVESGERKVVGVNSFRIDEEQAVPVHAVDPAVQSRRCETIRSFRAERDGAATSAALEELRLTARGSGNLFPAVLAALRSRATLGEVCGVLRQEWGEYH, from the coding sequence ATGAAGCCTCTCTACGACGCCCCGCCGGAGGGTCTGGAGGAACGCCTCGGGGAACCGGGCGAGTTTCCCTTCACCCGCGGTGTCTATCCGCGGATGTACAGCGAGGGCCGGCTCTGGACCATGAGACAGTACGCCGGCTTCGGTTCTGCGGAGGAATCTAACGAGCGCTACCGCTACCTGATCTCCCAAGGCGTCACCGGCCTCTCGGTCGCCTTCGACCTGCCCACCCAGCTGGGGCTCGACCCCGATGACCGGCTAGCCCAAGGCGAGGTGGGCCGGGTAGGTGTATCCATCGCCACCGTTGACGACATGAAGCGGCTCTTCGAGGGGATCGATCTCGGCGAAGTCACCACCTCCATGACGATCAACGCGCCGGCGATGATGTTGCTCGCACTCTACCTGTTGGTGGCCGAGGAGCAGGGCGTTCCGTTCGAGAAGCTGGGCGGTACGGTCCAGAACGACATCCTCAAGGAGTACATCGCCCGCGGTACCTACATCTACCCGGCCAAGCCGTCGATGCGGCTCGTCACCGACCTCTTCGCTTTCTGCGCCGACAACGTGCCGAACTGGAACACCATCTCCATCTCCGGTTACCACATCCGCGAAGCCGGCTCGAGCGCGGCCCAGGAGATCGCCTTCACCCTCGCCAACGCCCTCGCATACGTTAGGGCTGCCATGGAGGCGGGCCTGGAGGTCGACGAGTTCGCGCCCAGGATCTCCTTCTTCTTCGCCTGCCACAATCGGATACTCGAGGAGGCCGCCAAGTTCCGTGCCGCGCGGCGTATGTGGGCGCGGATAATGCGCGACGAACTGGGCGCTACCTCGCCGAAAGCGATGATGATGCGCTTCCACACTCAGACCGGCGGGTCGACGCTCACCGCCCAGCAGGTCGAGAACAACGTGGTGCGCACCGCCTACCAGGCCCTCGCGGCGATACTAGGCGGAACCCAGAGCCTCCATACCAACGCCAAGGACGAGGCGCTGGGCCTTCCGACCGAGGAGTCGGCACGCACCGCGCTTCGCACCCAGCAGATCCTCGCCTACGAGAGCGGGGTGCCTGAGGCGGTGGACCCCTTGGCAGGTTCCTACTACGTGGAACACCTCACGGATGAACTGGAGGCTCAGGCCGAGGTGCTGCTGCGGCAGGTCGAGGACCTCGGCGGCAGCGTGGCCGCGATCGAAGCGGGCTTCCTGCAGCAGGAGATCGAGGAGTCGGCCTACCGGTTCCAGCGCGAGGTCGAGTCGGGCGAGCGCAAGGTGGTTGGCGTGAACTCGTTCCGGATCGACGAGGAGCAGGCCGTACCGGTCCATGCGGTCGACCCGGCCGTGCAGAGTCGCCGCTGTGAGACGATCAGGTCGTTCAGAGCCGAGCGCGACGGAGCGGCTACCTCCGCCGCACTGGAGGAACTCAGGCTTACCGCGCGCGGCAGCGGGAACCTCTTCCCCGCGGTTCTCGCTGCCCTTCGTTCGCGCGCCACCCTGGGGGAGGTCTGCGGCGTGCTGCGTCAGGAGTGGGGGGAGTACCACTGA
- a CDS encoding NAD(P)H-hydrate dehydratase, which translates to MMLFLGEEMRRADELAEEAGVPTRVLMEAAGGAVARSALHNFPAARRVLILCGTGNNGGDGYVAARYLLEAGAGVELLELPGERRGDAQEARDSLAGKLSPTELDAGSLGAALERSDLVIDALFGSGLSRPLAGDVARLVDLVNRSGLPLLAVDIPSGVSSDSPHPPGSHIRANRTVQLAGAKLSSAFEPARSAYGEMELADIGIPKRILEEVSTTRLLGPEVGRGIPRRAREAHKYEVGTVLVLAGSAQYLGAAELTCRGAYRAGAGLVTLAAEARLASSWPEIVFAQLSWNEDPAERLEAVAERRAGAIVAGPGLDRRALPYLPRLLAARPVPWVLDAGALEPDPALRQAVREHGSCVLTPHAGEASKLLGCSAGDITREPLAAARRIAEEWNSICVLKGVGTVVASPGTVAVSTEGHEGMASGGTGDVLAGVLGAFLAAPGAEDPVPRVEAGVVVHGLAGRLAGEQLGIGMIASDLVARVPLAMRTLSGTPPGP; encoded by the coding sequence ATGATGCTCTTCCTCGGCGAAGAGATGAGGCGTGCCGACGAACTCGCGGAGGAGGCCGGCGTGCCTACCCGCGTACTGATGGAGGCAGCCGGAGGGGCGGTCGCGAGGTCGGCCCTGCACAACTTCCCGGCAGCAAGGCGGGTGCTGATCCTCTGCGGCACGGGGAACAACGGCGGTGACGGGTACGTTGCCGCGAGATACCTGCTGGAGGCGGGCGCTGGAGTGGAACTGTTGGAGCTGCCGGGAGAACGGCGAGGGGACGCCCAGGAGGCCCGTGACTCGCTCGCCGGGAAGCTCTCACCAACCGAACTCGACGCCGGTTCACTGGGCGCGGCTCTCGAGCGCTCCGACCTGGTGATCGACGCTCTCTTCGGGAGCGGCCTCAGCAGACCTCTGGCCGGCGACGTGGCCCGCCTCGTCGATCTCGTCAACCGCTCCGGCCTGCCGCTGCTCGCGGTCGACATCCCCAGCGGCGTCTCCTCCGACTCACCCCACCCGCCCGGATCGCATATCCGCGCGAACCGGACGGTGCAACTCGCCGGCGCCAAGTTATCGAGCGCCTTCGAGCCTGCCCGCTCTGCCTACGGGGAGATGGAGCTGGCAGACATCGGCATACCGAAGCGGATCCTCGAGGAGGTCTCGACCACTCGGCTGTTGGGCCCCGAGGTCGGCCGCGGGATACCCCGGCGAGCGAGGGAGGCTCACAAGTACGAGGTCGGCACGGTCCTGGTCCTGGCCGGTTCAGCCCAGTACCTAGGGGCCGCCGAGCTCACCTGCCGCGGCGCCTACCGAGCGGGGGCCGGTCTGGTGACCCTGGCGGCAGAAGCGCGGCTCGCCTCCAGCTGGCCCGAGATCGTCTTCGCCCAACTCTCCTGGAACGAAGACCCCGCAGAACGACTCGAAGCGGTAGCCGAACGACGGGCCGGCGCGATAGTCGCCGGCCCCGGCCTCGACCGCCGAGCACTCCCCTACCTGCCCAGGTTGCTGGCCGCGCGCCCGGTCCCGTGGGTGCTGGATGCGGGGGCGCTCGAGCCTGACCCGGCGCTCCGCCAGGCCGTGCGGGAACACGGCTCCTGCGTCCTCACCCCTCACGCCGGGGAAGCCTCGAAACTGTTGGGTTGCAGCGCCGGCGATATCACTCGCGAGCCGTTGGCGGCGGCCCGCCGCATCGCCGAAGAGTGGAACTCCATCTGCGTACTGAAGGGGGTCGGGACGGTAGTTGCCTCGCCAGGAACGGTGGCGGTCTCGACCGAAGGGCATGAGGGGATGGCCAGCGGAGGGACCGGGGACGTGCTGGCCGGCGTGCTGGGCGCCTTCCTGGCGGCTCCCGGGGCAGAGGATCCGGTGCCGCGAGTGGAAGCCGGGGTTGTCGTTCATGGACTGGCCGGCCGGCTGGCGGGCGAGCAGTTGGGCATAGGCATGATCGCCAGCGACCTGGTCGCCAGGGTACCTTTGGCCATGCGGACGCTCTCCGGTACGCCGCCTGGCCCGTGA
- the thrB gene encoding homoserine kinase, producing the protein MTSSPIRLRVPATSANLGPGFDSLGLAVGVHLEVTAYPSERNRFVYRGEGEVAATPDNLLHRGFAAACRAAGREPFPVTLEADNPIPLARGLGSSSAALVAGAAAADQLLGGPLGRDGIFEVTVAIEGHPDNVGPAVYGNFTVSALGSNGNYLTRSLTIPPEWHLLFAVPDFQVYTEEARRLLPLSYPRDAVVRTASRAALWTLAVASNEPELLRTASLDLLHQPYRAPLLAGFEECLESAFAAGAYAVYLSGSGPTVGSVVADEALVAVRPALERYAGEGGRVLELRATGGYEVVGRPLVTGR; encoded by the coding sequence ATGACCTCCTCCCCGATCAGGTTGCGGGTTCCCGCGACCAGCGCCAATCTGGGCCCCGGTTTCGACAGCCTCGGCCTGGCCGTGGGGGTGCACCTCGAGGTGACGGCGTACCCGTCGGAGCGGAACCGGTTCGTCTACCGGGGCGAGGGTGAGGTCGCAGCCACGCCCGACAACCTGCTCCACCGAGGCTTCGCTGCCGCCTGCCGGGCGGCCGGACGCGAACCGTTCCCGGTCACCCTCGAAGCAGACAACCCGATCCCTCTCGCCCGGGGACTGGGCTCTTCATCCGCGGCCCTGGTGGCTGGCGCGGCGGCCGCCGACCAGCTCCTGGGCGGGCCTCTGGGCCGTGACGGCATCTTCGAAGTGACGGTGGCCATCGAGGGCCATCCGGATAACGTGGGACCCGCGGTCTACGGCAACTTCACCGTGTCGGCGCTGGGCTCGAACGGCAACTACCTGACCCGTTCCCTGACCATCCCGCCAGAATGGCATCTGCTTTTCGCCGTTCCCGACTTCCAGGTGTACACGGAGGAGGCGCGGCGGCTGCTGCCCCTCAGCTACCCGCGTGACGCGGTCGTGCGCACCGCCAGCCGGGCCGCCTTGTGGACCCTCGCCGTGGCCAGCAACGAACCGGAACTTCTCCGCACCGCGAGTCTCGACCTGCTCCACCAGCCTTACCGGGCCCCGCTACTCGCCGGATTCGAGGAGTGCCTCGAGTCCGCCTTCGCGGCCGGAGCCTACGCCGTCTACCTGTCGGGCTCAGGACCGACGGTCGGGAGCGTGGTGGCCGACGAAGCGCTGGTTGCGGTTCGCCCGGCGCTGGAGCGTTACGCCGGCGAGGGCGGCCGGGTACTGGAACTGCGGGCCACCGGCGGGTACGAGGTAGTAGGGCGGCCGCTGGTCACGGGACGCTGA
- a CDS encoding methyltransferase — protein sequence MTLLSEYHRLERLQLPQGAICTKPGVRGYPGPPPQERVFRRALAGVGGPLVDCTGSAGAVGLLAATNPGVEIAESSMAALLCAREAVGPVAGVRAALPWDLGGGSADLIALAPPADRGNARVLAEMLAARDALRPGGTLYLALHKDQGAKRFEKRLGELFGHAEVVERDRGWRLSVAREPLEGDSSDPWLEFEAAGLPLRARPGVHAAGRLDPGTGVLAAVIPWSDLAGRRVLDLGCGYGVLALLAARRGAAVTAVDDDLAALQSVRRNAADLGLELDSRHSDIDSEIRVESFDVILCNPPFHVGRGVRLDVPRAFIAAAGRLLEPGGELWLVANRDLPYEREIAAWSEPETVVAERGFKVLRAKRPPTRR from the coding sequence GTGACCCTGCTGTCCGAGTACCACAGGCTCGAGCGGCTGCAACTGCCGCAGGGCGCCATCTGCACCAAGCCGGGCGTGCGCGGTTACCCCGGTCCGCCTCCGCAGGAGCGGGTCTTCCGGCGCGCCTTGGCGGGGGTCGGCGGGCCGTTGGTTGACTGCACCGGCAGCGCTGGAGCGGTGGGCCTGCTGGCCGCGACGAACCCCGGCGTCGAGATCGCCGAGTCCTCGATGGCCGCCCTACTTTGCGCCAGGGAGGCCGTGGGCCCCGTCGCCGGAGTCCGCGCAGCACTACCCTGGGACCTCGGCGGCGGGAGCGCCGACCTCATCGCGCTGGCGCCGCCGGCCGATCGAGGCAACGCCCGCGTTCTTGCCGAGATGCTGGCCGCACGCGACGCGCTACGGCCGGGCGGCACCCTCTATCTGGCACTCCACAAGGACCAGGGGGCCAAGCGGTTCGAGAAACGACTGGGGGAACTCTTCGGGCACGCCGAGGTGGTCGAGCGCGATCGAGGCTGGCGGTTGAGCGTGGCGAGGGAGCCACTGGAGGGCGACAGTAGCGACCCGTGGCTGGAGTTCGAGGCTGCGGGCCTCCCGCTCCGGGCCCGGCCGGGGGTACATGCTGCGGGACGGCTCGACCCCGGCACCGGGGTCCTGGCAGCCGTGATCCCGTGGAGCGACCTGGCTGGGCGTCGCGTCCTCGATCTCGGCTGCGGCTACGGCGTGCTGGCCCTGCTCGCAGCCCGCAGAGGCGCGGCCGTTACGGCAGTCGACGACGACCTCGCTGCGTTGCAGAGTGTGCGGCGCAACGCTGCCGACTTGGGCCTCGAACTGGACAGCCGCCACTCCGACATCGATAGCGAGATCAGGGTGGAGAGCTTCGACGTCATCCTCTGCAATCCGCCTTTCCATGTTGGCCGGGGGGTACGCCTCGACGTGCCACGCGCCTTCATAGCCGCCGCCGGCAGGCTGCTCGAGCCGGGTGGCGAACTGTGGCTCGTGGCCAACAGGGACCTGCCTTACGAGCGGGAGATCGCCGCCTGGTCCGAGCCCGAAACGGTGGTCGCCGAGCGAGGATTCAAGGTGCTTCGCGCCAAGCGGCCCCCGACGAGGAGATGA
- the tsaD gene encoding tRNA (adenosine(37)-N6)-threonylcarbamoyltransferase complex transferase subunit TsaD, giving the protein MPLILGIDTSCDDTGIGLVRDGEVLANVVASQAALHENFGGVVPETASREHLSVIDGVLKRALAQAGVGLIDLEGVAATFGPGLVGALLVGLNFGRSLAWGLDLPFIPVHHLEGHIAAAAAGGSVEPPFICLVASGGHTSLFDVPSWGEYTELGRTRDDAAGEAFDKTARLLGLPYPGGPELARLAARGNDRAHPFTPPMQRQEGFDFSFSGLKTAVATLLERQPGADLADVAASFQRTVVESLVSTALRAANVSGRNTLVVAGGVAANELLRSELAASGLRVHLPPPSLATDNGAMIALAAEARLERGPVAPGWEVDAQPYLPLASPPN; this is encoded by the coding sequence ATGCCGCTGATCCTCGGAATCGACACCTCCTGCGACGACACCGGAATCGGTCTGGTGAGAGACGGGGAGGTCCTGGCCAACGTGGTCGCTTCCCAGGCCGCGCTGCACGAGAACTTCGGCGGGGTGGTGCCGGAGACGGCCAGCCGCGAGCACCTGAGCGTGATCGACGGTGTGCTGAAACGCGCCCTCGCTCAGGCGGGCGTGGGCCTCATCGACCTGGAGGGCGTAGCTGCTACCTTCGGCCCCGGACTGGTCGGGGCGCTGCTGGTGGGACTCAACTTCGGTCGCTCGCTGGCCTGGGGCTTGGATCTGCCGTTCATCCCGGTTCATCACCTCGAAGGGCACATCGCGGCGGCAGCAGCGGGGGGATCGGTCGAACCGCCCTTCATCTGCCTGGTCGCCTCCGGCGGTCACACCAGCCTCTTCGACGTCCCCAGTTGGGGCGAGTACACCGAACTCGGCCGAACGCGCGACGATGCCGCCGGCGAGGCGTTCGACAAGACGGCTCGGCTCCTCGGCCTCCCCTACCCCGGCGGGCCCGAACTGGCGCGCCTGGCGGCCCGAGGGAACGATCGCGCCCACCCGTTCACGCCCCCGATGCAACGGCAGGAAGGGTTCGATTTCTCGTTCAGCGGACTCAAGACGGCCGTGGCGACGCTGCTGGAACGGCAACCAGGTGCTGACCTTGCCGACGTCGCCGCCTCCTTCCAGAGGACGGTGGTCGAGAGCCTGGTGAGCACGGCGCTGCGGGCGGCCAATGTGAGCGGCCGTAACACCCTCGTCGTAGCCGGGGGCGTGGCCGCCAACGAACTGCTGCGAAGCGAGCTGGCGGCGAGCGGTCTGCGGGTTCACCTGCCCCCACCATCACTCGCCACCGACAACGGGGCGATGATCGCGCTCGCCGCCGAGGCCCGCCTCGAGCGTGGGCCGGTGGCGCCAGGGTGGGAAGTGGACGCGCAGCCTTACCTGCCCCTGGCGAGCCCGCCGAACTGA
- the bshA gene encoding N-acetyl-alpha-D-glucosaminyl L-malate synthase BshA codes for MNIGVLLHSGAGGSGVVATELGIALARHGHQVHFVADRLPFRLVDTDCPGVYFHEVETLSYPLFSAPLTTLSEASKLVEVIEETGIDLVHAHYAVPHATAALLGRDMARHQPKPALVTTLHGTDVTLVGLQPAYLRTTQFSVEGSDVVTAVSSYLAGATREQLGIAREIRVIPNPVDTQRFRPREDPEMRRRYAADDEKLLMHVSNFRPVKRVQNVLRVFAQVAGRMPARLLMIGDGPDRPVALQLARDLSVADRVTFLGSFPRVEKLLALADLFLLPSSRESFGLAALEAMSSGVPVVGSASGGLPEVVEDGRSGCLRAEEDVAGMAECALRILADPVVHRSFREAARARAVDEFAEELIVPQYLAAYEQALAARRR; via the coding sequence ATGAACATCGGCGTTCTCCTCCACAGCGGCGCCGGCGGCAGCGGAGTGGTCGCCACCGAACTGGGCATAGCCCTGGCCCGGCACGGGCATCAGGTGCACTTCGTCGCCGATCGCCTGCCATTCCGGCTGGTCGATACCGACTGCCCGGGTGTCTACTTCCACGAGGTCGAGACCCTCAGCTACCCCCTCTTCTCGGCCCCGCTCACTACCCTCTCCGAGGCGTCGAAGCTGGTGGAGGTCATCGAAGAGACAGGGATCGACCTGGTTCACGCCCACTACGCCGTGCCGCACGCAACAGCCGCGCTACTGGGCCGCGACATGGCTCGTCATCAGCCCAAACCAGCGCTGGTCACGACCCTGCACGGCACCGACGTGACCCTGGTAGGCCTGCAACCCGCTTACCTGCGTACCACCCAGTTCTCCGTCGAAGGCTCCGACGTGGTGACCGCGGTGAGCAGCTACCTCGCCGGAGCGACGAGAGAGCAGTTGGGCATCGCTCGTGAGATAAGGGTCATACCGAACCCGGTGGACACGCAGCGGTTCCGGCCCAGGGAAGACCCCGAGATGCGTCGCCGCTACGCGGCCGACGACGAGAAGCTGTTGATGCACGTCTCCAACTTCCGCCCGGTGAAACGGGTGCAGAACGTGCTGCGAGTCTTCGCCCAGGTTGCCGGCCGCATGCCTGCGCGCCTCCTGATGATAGGAGACGGCCCCGACCGGCCCGTCGCACTCCAGCTCGCCCGCGACCTGTCCGTAGCAGACCGCGTCACCTTCCTCGGATCGTTCCCGCGGGTCGAGAAGCTGCTGGCGTTGGCCGACCTGTTCCTGTTGCCCAGCAGCAGGGAGTCTTTCGGTCTCGCTGCGCTCGAGGCGATGTCATCGGGCGTGCCCGTGGTCGGCAGCGCTTCCGGGGGCTTGCCCGAGGTGGTCGAGGATGGCCGCAGTGGCTGCCTCAGGGCAGAGGAAGACGTCGCGGGGATGGCGGAGTGCGCGCTCCGGATACTGGCCGACCCGGTCGTTCACCGGAGCTTCCGCGAGGCTGCTCGGGCCCGAGCGGTGGACGAGTTCGCGGAGGAGCTCATCGTGCCGCAATACCTGGCTGCCTACGAGCAGGCGCTGGCAGCGAGGCGGAGGTAG
- a CDS encoding DegV family protein, which produces MSLGIVTDSTCDLPAATLGRLRVEAVPLRLHIGDEIYLDWRDIDPATLYDWMLDQGVLATVYPPEPEDFMHVYRRQLQRYDRVVSIHLSAAFSGTLEQARRAARRLGVEGQITFIDSGFAGPGLAEFVLEAAELVRAGAGAVDVFRMVSRLREEVYGVLSPSNGGWGGELDWLRSLREKRHLASGHRRLVEMEPGRVRQVGWARVGKVGAGLAAALRQRFGQQSLHIAISHAGSDPEALATLRASMEEGGLRIAHGRVQMVGPAMAARLGPTSSMVFARPAPVR; this is translated from the coding sequence ATGTCCCTCGGCATCGTCACCGACTCGACTTGTGACCTGCCGGCGGCCACCCTCGGTCGATTGAGGGTCGAGGCGGTCCCGCTGAGGCTGCACATAGGTGACGAAATCTATCTCGACTGGCGCGACATAGACCCGGCGACACTCTACGATTGGATGCTCGATCAGGGCGTGCTTGCCACCGTCTACCCCCCCGAACCCGAAGACTTCATGCACGTCTACCGGCGCCAGTTGCAGCGGTACGACCGTGTCGTCTCCATCCACCTCTCGGCAGCGTTCTCAGGAACGCTCGAACAGGCCCGACGGGCTGCGCGTCGTCTGGGCGTCGAAGGACAGATCACCTTCATCGATTCCGGCTTCGCCGGGCCCGGCCTGGCCGAGTTCGTCCTCGAGGCCGCCGAGCTCGTGCGCGCGGGGGCGGGCGCCGTTGACGTCTTCCGGATGGTGAGCCGACTGCGCGAGGAGGTGTACGGGGTACTGAGTCCGAGCAACGGGGGCTGGGGCGGAGAGCTCGACTGGTTGAGGAGCCTGCGCGAGAAGCGCCATCTCGCCTCGGGCCACCGGCGGCTGGTGGAGATGGAACCGGGTCGAGTTCGCCAGGTCGGCTGGGCACGAGTAGGCAAGGTCGGGGCCGGCCTGGCGGCTGCTCTGCGTCAGCGCTTCGGTCAGCAGAGTCTCCACATCGCGATCTCTCATGCGGGCTCTGATCCGGAAGCGCTCGCTACCCTCAGGGCTTCGATGGAGGAGGGCGGCCTGCGGATCGCTCACGGGCGGGTGCAGATGGTGGGCCCCGCGATGGCCGCCCGGCTGGGGCCTACCTCGTCGATGGTATTCGCCAGGCCGGCACCAGTCAGATAG
- a CDS encoding nucleotidyltransferase family protein, which yields MQESGKVVAVVLAGGDPNDALAKAAKVPSKSLVPLNGRPMAAFVLSALRASRSVCDMVVVGPPCDAPDFDGVRLIPPGSGFGHSLALGLGAAQSLAAGSTMLVVTADVPWLTGDAIDRFVARAGDADLAYPIVSAEDSLAAFPTHERTFVKVKQGRFTGGNLMLLRPTLTAPLLRFMDRVYLARKNPFALARLVGPRTLLALLAGRADVNRLEQIVTGRLGGKVRAVISEDASLAADVDRLEHLGVPMNPVVRP from the coding sequence ATGCAGGAGAGTGGGAAGGTAGTCGCAGTGGTGCTCGCGGGCGGGGACCCGAACGATGCGCTCGCCAAGGCTGCGAAAGTGCCCTCCAAGTCGCTGGTGCCGCTCAACGGCAGGCCCATGGCCGCCTTCGTGCTGTCGGCCCTTCGTGCCTCCCGGTCGGTCTGCGACATGGTCGTGGTGGGCCCTCCTTGCGACGCCCCCGACTTCGACGGCGTACGGCTGATACCCCCCGGAAGCGGCTTCGGACACTCCCTGGCACTGGGGCTCGGAGCCGCCCAGTCGCTCGCAGCTGGCTCGACCATGTTGGTCGTAACGGCCGACGTTCCCTGGCTAACCGGCGACGCCATCGACAGATTCGTCGCGCGGGCGGGTGACGCCGACCTGGCCTACCCGATCGTCAGCGCGGAGGATTCGCTGGCGGCCTTCCCGACCCATGAGCGCACTTTCGTGAAGGTGAAGCAGGGTCGCTTCACCGGAGGCAACCTTATGCTCCTGAGACCGACACTGACCGCTCCGCTCCTCCGCTTCATGGACCGGGTCTATCTTGCCCGTAAGAACCCGTTCGCTCTGGCTCGGTTGGTGGGTCCGCGGACGCTCCTTGCTCTCCTGGCCGGCAGGGCCGATGTGAATCGCCTGGAGCAGATCGTGACTGGGCGCCTGGGCGGGAAGGTACGGGCGGTGATCAGCGAGGACGCTTCGCTCGCGGCCGACGTCGACCGCCTCGAACACCTCGGCGTCCCGATGAACCCGGTGGTTCGTCCGTGA